A region from the Micrococcus cohnii genome encodes:
- a CDS encoding methyltransferase domain-containing protein — MAPTAESASAASFRWDPDRYEAFAEHRARPFHDLLARVGAVSARRVVDLGCGPGTRTVSLARRWPHARVVGIDSSAEMVDRARDELDRTPELAGRLSYEKADVVDWTPDPEVDVVVSNAMLQWIPEHPDLISAWLEALRPGSWLGVQVPHNADEPSHRTIRELGACEPFASAMGTIPHTDTVLAPEDYAGMLLRAGWTADVWQTRYEHVLTGPDPVASWTAGAALRPSLDALARHDAAQGTDLRERFHQEYRRRLREAYPPVVSGGEQTLYGFSRLFVVGHRPD, encoded by the coding sequence ATGGCACCGACAGCCGAGTCCGCGTCCGCCGCCTCCTTCCGCTGGGACCCCGACCGTTACGAAGCGTTCGCCGAGCATCGAGCCCGACCCTTCCACGATCTGCTGGCCCGCGTCGGCGCCGTCTCTGCCCGCCGCGTCGTCGACCTCGGCTGCGGCCCCGGCACGCGCACCGTCTCGCTCGCCCGGCGCTGGCCCCACGCGCGCGTGGTGGGGATCGACTCCTCCGCCGAGATGGTGGACCGGGCCCGCGATGAGCTTGACCGGACACCCGAGCTGGCCGGTCGGCTGAGCTACGAGAAGGCCGACGTCGTCGACTGGACGCCGGACCCGGAGGTCGACGTCGTGGTGTCCAACGCCATGCTGCAGTGGATCCCCGAGCACCCCGATCTCATCTCCGCCTGGCTCGAGGCGCTGCGGCCCGGGTCCTGGCTCGGGGTGCAGGTGCCGCACAACGCCGACGAGCCCTCGCACCGCACGATCCGCGAGCTCGGCGCATGTGAACCCTTCGCGTCGGCCATGGGCACGATCCCGCACACGGACACGGTGCTCGCGCCGGAGGACTACGCGGGGATGCTGCTGCGCGCCGGGTGGACCGCGGACGTGTGGCAGACCCGCTATGAACATGTGCTGACGGGACCGGACCCGGTCGCCTCGTGGACGGCCGGCGCGGCCCTGAGACCCAGCCTCGACGCCCTCGCCCGGCACGACGCGGCACAGGGGACCGATCTGCGCGAGCGGTTCCACCAGGAGTACCGGCGCCGTCTGCGCGAGGCGTATCCGCCCGTGGTCTCAGGCGGTGAACAGACGCTCTACGGTTTCAGCCGACTGTTCGTCGTGGGGCATCGCCCCGACTGA